The segment CGGCGAGGACCCGGGCATGCGCACGCCGCGCAGGAAGCGGTTGACGTGGCCGCGGGTGTCGATGCGGCAGACCAGCTCCTGCCCGATGAAGCAGCCCTTCGTGAACGACACCGCGTCGCGCTCCAGGAACGCCTCCTGGGGGATCGTGGCGCTGTCGACGTCGACGCCCAGTCGCGGCACGCCGGCCTCGATGCGGAAGACGTCGAAGCGCTCGGGTGGCCACCGCTCGACGTCGGCGGGAAGGCCGGCGACCAGGTCCCGGACCGCGGTGAGGGGGCCGAGCAGGTCCACGCCCGGCTCGGTCCCCCAGCGCGTCGCGAGGGCGTGGAGCGGGCCCGGCTCGGCGTCCACGCCCACGAGCGTGGCGAGGCCGGTGGTCGCGGTGCGGTCCTCGAGCTCGACCTGCACCCGGATCCGGAAGCGGTCGAGCGACGTCGCCAGCCGGGGGCCGTAGTCGGCGTCGGTGTCGAGCCACCACTCCTCCCCGACCCGCAAGGCCCGGAACGCCACGTCGAGCTTGCCCTGGGGGGAGAGCAGCAGCGCGGCGGCGTGCTCCCCGTCGCCGATCGGGTCGAGGTCCTGCGACACGAGGCTCTGCAGGAACGACGTCGCGTCGCGGCCCCGCACGACGACCAGGCCTCGGGGCGACCGGTCGGCGACGAAGCGGCTCGTCACGGCAGGGCCAGCGGCTCGAGGCGTCGTGCCGCCGCCGCCGCCGTCAGCAGGGCCCGGGCCTTGTTCGCGCACTCGAGGTCCTCGTCGGCGGGGTCCGAGTCGGCCACGATCCCGGCGCCGGCCTCGACGCTGGCCCGGCCGTCGGCTCCCCACACCATCGTGCGGATGGCGATGGCGGTATCGAGGTTGCCGGAGAAGTCGACGTACCCCACCACCCCCGCGTACGGGCCCCGCTTCACCGGCTCGAGCTCGTCGATGATCTCCATCGCCCGCACCTTCGGCGCGCCGCTGACGGTGCCGGCGGGGAAGGTGGCGCGGAGCACGTCGACCGCGGTGCGGCCGGCCTCGAGCTGGCCCGAGACCTGGCTCGTGAGGTGCATGACGTGCGAGTAGCGCTCGAGGGTCATGAGCTCGTCGACCTGCTCGGTGCCGAACCGGACGACCCGCCCCACGTCGTTGCGGGCCAGGTCGACGAGCATGACGTGCTCGGCCCGCTCCTTCGGGTTCTCGGACAGCTCGGCGGCGAGCCGCCGGTCGTGCTCCTCGGTGCGACCGCGGTACCGGGTGCCGGCGATCGGGCGGCTGATCACGCGCCCGTCGAGGACCTGCACCATCGGCTCCGGCGACGAGCCGGCCAGCGTCACGTCGCCGTGTCGCACCAGGTACATGTAGGGCGACGGGTTCACCTGCCGCAGCACCCGGTACACGTCGAAGGGGTCGACCGGTTCGACGAGGTCGAAGCGCTGGGCCAGCACCACCTGGAAGATGTCGCCGGCGAGGATGTGCTCGCGCGCCACCTCGACCGCGTCGCGGTAGTGCGCGCCGGGCATCGTGGAGCGCACCGCCGGCAGCTCGGTCGGCGCGTCGGCGGGGGGACGGGAGGGCACGTAGGGCAGCGGCCGGGCCAGGTCGTCGACGAGGGCGTCGAGGCGGGCGGCGGCCCGGTCGTAGGCGGCGTCGACGTCGGGCTCGCCGTCGAGGAACACGTTCTCGATCAGGTAGAGGCGCTGGCGGAAGTGGTCGAACGCGGTCACGTGCCCGGTGAGGAACAGCACCGCGTCGGGGAGCCCGAGGTCGTCGCGGGGGACGGCCGGCAGCCGCTCGACCTCGCGGACGACGTCGTACCCGAGGTAGCCGACCACGCCACCGTGGAACGGCGGCAGGTCGTCGAGACGCGGGGCCCGGTACACGGCCAGCAGCGCCTCGAGCGCGGCGAGGGCACCGCGGTCGAGGGGCACCGACGCCGGCGCCGGGCCGCCGTCGACCGTCACCGCCGGGCCGTGCGCCACCAGCGTGAGCGCCGGGTCGCGCCCGAGGAACGAGAAGCGGCCCCACCGCTGCGCGTGCTCGACCGATTCCAGGAGGAAGCCGGGCGGGCCGCCGGGGTCGGCGCCGACCAGCTTCACGAACGCGGACACCGGCGTCTCGAGGTCGGCGAGCACCTCCCGCCAGACCGGCACCACCGTGTGCCCCGCCGCCAGCGACCGGAACTCCTCGCGCGTGGGGCGGAGGCCGTCCCCGGTCACGCCGCGTCGTCGCCGAAGCGACGGAAGAAGCAGCTGAACGCGCCGGTGTGGCAGGCGCCTCGGCCCTCCTGCTCGACGACGAGCAAGAGCGCGTCGCCGTCGCAGTCGTAGTAGGCCTCGCGCAGCCACTGGCGGTCGCCGGACGTGTCGCCCTTGCGCCAGAGCTCCTGGCGGCTGCGGCTCCAGAACACGGTCCGGCCCTCCTCGAGGCTGCGGTGCAGCGAGGCCTCGTTCATCCACGCCAGCATGAGGACCCGACCGCTGGCCTGGTCCTGGACGATCGCGGGCACGAGCCCGTCCGCGCCCCAGCGGATCTCGTCGAGGTCGGCGGCGCGGACGGGGACGGGCGTCGCGGTCGGGGCCATCGCGATCGAGCGTAGCCGTCGCCCTGCCGGGCTCCGGCGGGAATGCGCGTCGCGCGAGACTCCCCGACCGGATGGCTGGGCTGCCCGAACCCCCACGCGCGCCACGGCGCCCGACCGAGCTGCGACACGGCGACGACGTGCGCGTCGACGAGTGGTACTGGCTGCGCGAGAAGGACGACCCCGCCGTGCGCGCGCACCTCGAGGCCGAGAACGCGTACACGGCCGCAGTGCTGGCGCACCTCGAGCGGCAGCGGCAGCGGCTCTTCGAGGAGATCAAGCGACGCGTCGTCGAGACCGACGTCGGCGCGCCCGTCCGCCGCGGCCCGTTCCAGTACTTCGCCCGGACGATCGAGGGGCGGCAGTACCCGCTGCACTGCCGTCGCCCGGCCGAGGCGCCGCCGCCCGAGCCCGGCGAGGAGCCCGGCGCGGTCGGCGGCGAGGAGCTGCTCCTCGACGAGAACGCCCTCGCTCGGCCCGGCGAGTACTTCGCGCTGCGCGGCCTGGCGGTCTCGCCCGGCCACGGCCTCCTCGCGTACGCCGTCGACCGCTCGGGCGGCGAGCGGGCCCAGCTGCGGTTCCGGGACCTCGACGCCCGTGGCGACCTCCCCGACGTCGTCGACGACACGTACTACGGCCTGGCGTGGGCCGACGACCGCACGATCCTCTACGTCCGCCCCGACGCCGCCATGCGCCCGTTCCAGGTCTGGCGCCACCGCCTCGGGACGACCGAGGACGCCCTCGTCTACGCCGAGCCCGACGAGCGGTTCTACGTCACCGTCGAGCGAGCCCGGTCGGGTCGGGCGCTCGTGATCGAGAGCGAGTCGAAGACCACGAGCGAGGCGTGGCTCGTCGACCCCGCCCGTCCGGAGGCGCCGCCGTCGATCGTCGCGGCCCGGGAGCCCGGCCTCGAGTACCACGTCGAGCACCATCACGGCCCCGACGGCGACAAGCTGTTCATCCTCACGAACGCCGACGGCGCCGAGAACTTCCAGGTGATGGTGACGCCCGCCACCTCCCCGGGACGGGACCGGTGGCGGCCGCTCGTGGCGCCGCGCCCGGACGTCCGGGTGGAGCGCGTCGACGCGTTCGCGGGCCACCTCGTCGTCTCGGAGCGGGCCGGCGGCGCCCCGCGGCTCCGCGCCCTCGACCTCGCGTCCGACGCCGAGGCCGTCGTCGAGACCGGCGACGCGGTGGCCACGACCTGGCTCGGCGCCACGCCCGAGTTCGACACGACCGTGCTGCGGGTCGGGGCGACGTCGCTGCTCCTCCCCGTGACCGACTACGACTACGACCTCGCGTCGGGCCGAGCCACGGTCGTGAAGCGGCAGCGGGTCACCGACTACGACCCCGACCGCTACGAGACGTCGCGGCTGTGGGCCCGCGCCGAGGACGGGGTGGAGGTGCCGATCTCGCTAGTGCGCCGGCGGGACGCGCCGACCGACGGGAGCGGGGCGCTCCTCCTCTACGGCTACGGCGCCTACGAGATCTCGATCGACCCGACGTTCTCGATCAGCCGGCTCAGCCTCCTCGAGCGCGGCGTCGCGTACGCGATCGCGCACGTGCGGGGCGGCGGCGAGCTCGGCCGCCGCTGGTACGAGGACGGCAAGCTCGACCGCAAGCGCAACTCGTTCACCGACTTCCTCGCCTGCGCGCGCCAGCTCGTCGCCGCCGGCCACACGTCGCCGGCGCGGCTGGTGGCGCGTGGCGGCAGCGCCGGCGGGCTGCTCATGGGCGCGGCGTTGAACCTGGCGCCCGAGCAGTGGCGCGCCGTCGTCGCCGAGGTGCCGTTCGTCGACTCCCTGACGACGATGCTCGACCCGTCGCTCCCCCTCACGATCACGGAGTGGGACGAGTGGGGCGACCCGGCCGCCGACCCGCACCTCTACGCGTACATCCGGAGCTACTCGCCGTACGACAACGTCCGGGCGACGCCGTACCCGGCGATCCTCGCCACCGCCGGCGTCACCGACCCGCGCGTCCAGTACTGGGAGCCGGCGAAGTGGGTGCAGCGGCTGCGGGCGACGACGACCGGCGACGCGCCGACGCTGCTGAAGACGGAGCTGGAGGCCGGCCACCACGGCCGCAGCGGCCGCTACGACACCTGGCGGGAGGAGGCGTTCGTGCTGGCGTTCGTCCTCGACGCGCTGGGCCGCACCGACCCCACCGCGGGGCGCTGAGCCGCCGGTCGTCGTCGGCCCGCGCCGGGGTCAGCCGTCCATTCGCAGCGTCGCCGCCAGCTGTCGGCTCTGGGCCAGGAGGGTGCCGTCGGGGGCCCACACCTCGCCGTCCTCCTCCATGAAGCCGTCGGCGGCGACGGTGGTGCGGAACACGGCCAGGACGAAGGCGCCGGCGGCCAGGCCCGGGTGCGGCAGCCGGGACCGGAAGTGGACCGTGAGGTCGATGGTCGGGACGAAGAGCGGCTCGTCGACCCGGGTGAAGATCGCCGGCATCCAGGCGTCGGCCACGGCGGCGACGGCCGGCGCGTCGAGGAGCTGGGGCTCCTCGGGGCGGATCCAGCCGCCGGTGACCGCGTGCGCGGCGCGGGGCCCGCCCGGCTCCACCCGGCCGAGGGCCCAGCGGGTGTCCCACCGCGACGCGATCGGCGGCGCGTCGGGCGGCGGCACGGAGGGTACGAGCGCCTCGCTCGGCGGCACGGTCGGGGGCTCGAGGTCGCAGAAGGACGGACCCGGCCGCGGGGCCGAGCACGCGGCGAGCGCCAGCGCCACCAGCCGGTCGCCCTGGACCACGCGCGCCGAGCAGGAGCTCAGGGACCGCCCGACCCGCTCGAGCCTGGTCCGGATCGACACCTCGCCGGCCTCCGGGGGCGCGACGTAGTGGACCGTCATCGACCGGGGCACCCGGACCGGGTCGCCGACCCGGGCCTCGAGCGCCCGCAGGATGATGGCGGCGAGGTAGCCGCCGTTCGGCCCGCGCACGACCGACCACGCCGGGTCGATCCGAGCCTCGAACGTGTCCTCGTCGCGGCGCACGACGGCGCTGTCCCGCTCGAACCGGGTGGCCGGGGCGGCGGGCATCGGATGACGGTACCGGGCGCCTACGCTCCCGGCTCAGTGTCGACGCCTCGACCGGTCTCGATCGTGACCGACGACGGGCACACGCTCGAAGGGGAGCTGGCGGTCGCCGACCGGGAGCGGTGCGGGATGGTGCTCTGCCACCCGCACCCGCAGTTCGGCGGCACCATGCGGTCGATCGTGATCAGCGCCCTCTTCGGCGCCCTCCCCGCGGTCGGCGTCACGTGCCTGCGGTTCAACTTCCGGGGCGTCGAGGGCAGCGAGGGCTTCTACGACGAGGGCCGGGGCGAGCGCCTCGACGCGGCCGCCGCCGTCGGCACGCTCGCCGACCGGCTATCGCCGGCGACGCCGCTGGTCCTGACGGGCTGGTCCTTCGGCGGCGACGTCGCCCTCTCGACCGTCGTGCCGCGCCTGGCCGGGTGGCTCGCCGTCGCGCCGCCGCTCCACTTCGTCGACGAGCCGCCCGCGGTGGCCGCGGACCCGCGCCCGAAGCTGCTCGCCCTCGCCGAGCACGACGAGGTGCGCCCGCCCGCCGAGGTCGAGGCGCAGGTCCGGTCCTGGCCGTCGACCGAGGTGGTCGTGGTCGACGGGGCCAGCCACTTCTTCGTGGGTCGCACCGACCGCCTGGCCGAGCTGGCGCAGCGGTTCGTGGCCCGGGTGGCGGCGCCCGGGCGCGAGCACCCCGGGGCGGGCCCGGGCGCGTGAGCGGGCGGCCGGGCTCGGCCGCCGCCGATCAGCGGGTCAGGGCCGGGGCGAAGCCGTGACGGTCGAGAAAGGCGTGCCGGCGCTCGACCGCCGACCGCCAGTGGGCGAGATCGTGCTCGAAGTTGCTGCGGTCGCCGTCCTCGTACGCGTGCTCGAGCTCGTCGAACGCCGCGTCCTCGGCGTCGAGCAGCTCTCGGTAGCGCAGCAGGAACGCGTCGTCGATCGTCGCCGCTTCGTCCATGCGTCTCCCTTCCCGGTGGGCACGTCCCGGACGGTACCCGAGCCGGCGGCGCCGTTCACGGGTCGCCGGCCACGGCCGCCAGCGCCTCGCCCAGGGTGAAGCGGCCCTCGTAGAGGGCCCGCCCGACGACGGCGCCGGCCAGGCGGCGCCCGGCCTCGTCGAGGGCGGCGAGGGCGGCGAGGTCGGCCAGGCTGCCCACCCCCCCGCTGGCGATCACCGGCACCGCCGTGACGGCGAGCACCGCCGCCAGCTGGCCCCGGTCGGGGCCGCTCATGGTCCCGTCCCGGGAGATCTCGGTGACGACGAGGGCCGTGACCCCCACCGACTCGAAGCCGCGGGCCAGCTCGAGGAGGTCGCGGCCGCTCGTCGTGCCCCAGCCCTCGGTGGCGACCTCGCGCCCGCGGGCGTCGAGGCCCACCGCCACCCGGCCCGGGTGCGCCACGCAGAGCTCCTCGACCAGCGCCGGCCGCTCGACCGCGGCGGTGCCGACGACGACCCTCGCCGCGCCGGCGAGCAGCAGCGCGCCGGCGGCCTCGAGGCTGCGCACCCCGCCGCCGGCCTGGACCGCGCACGGCACCGTCGACGCGATCGCCTCGACGACCGCCAGGTTCGCCGGCTCCCCGGTTCGGGCGGCGTCGAGGTCCACGACGTGGATCCACTCGGCGCCGGCGCCCGCGAACGACCGCGCCACCGCGACCGGGTCGTCGGCGTAGACGGTCTCGGCGTCGAAGTCCCCCCGGGTCAGGCGCACCGCCCGCCCGGCGCGCACGTCGATCGCCGGGTAGAGGGTCAGCACCGGCTACAGCGCGCCCTTCGTCGACGGGATCGACGTCCCCTCGACCCGCACCGCGTCCCGCAGCGACCGGGCCACCCCCTTGAAGGAAGCCTCGATCACGTGGTGGCCGTTCCGGCCCGACAGCGACCGCACGTGGAGTGTGAGCATGGCGGCGACGGTCAGCGCGCGCCAGAACTCCTCGCACAGCTGGGGGTCGAAGGTCCCGATCCACTCCGCGACCGGGTCGACGTCGTAGACGAGGTACGGGCGCCCGGAGAGGTCGAGCGCGACCTGCACGAGGGCCTCGTCGAGCGGGACCAGCGCCGAGGCGAACCGCCGCACGCCGGCCTTGTCGCCGAGCGCCTCCCGCAGCGCCTCCCCGAGGGCGATGCCCACGTCCTCGACCGTGTGGTGCAGGTCGACCGCCAGGTCGCCCTCCGCCTCGATGCTGAGGTCGAACCCGGCGTGCTTGCCGAGCTGCTCGAGCATGTGGTCGAAGAACGGGATCCCGGTCGAGGCCTGGGCCTCGCCGCGGCCGTCGACCACGAGCACGAGGTCGACGCGCGTCTCGCTCGTGGACCGGTGGCGCTCGGCCCGTCGCGGCGCGCTCACGCCGCCTCGCCGATCGAGTCTCGGAGCGCGTCGAGGAGGGCGTCGTCCTCGGCCGGGGTCCCCACCGTGATGCGCAGGCAGTCCTCGAGCCGGGGGACGTGCGAGAAGTCGCGGACCAGCACGCCCCGGGCCACCAGCCGCTGCCAGAGGGCGTGGCCGCCGCCGTCGACGCGCACGAGCACGAAGTTCGCGCCCGACGGGAACACGGTGAGGCCGGGGAGACGGCCGAGGGCGCCGACCAGCCGGTGCCGCTCCCCCACCAGCGCCTCCACCCGGGCGCGCATCTCGGCCTCGAAGGCCAGCGCGGTGACGCCGGCCACCTGGGTCGGGGCCGCGAGGTGGTACGGGAGGACGACCCGCTCGAGCTGCTCGACGACGGCCGTCGGCGCCACCGCGAACCCGAGCCGGAGCGCCGCCATCGACCACACCTTCGAGTAGGTCCGCACCACGACGAGGGGGACGTCGTCGTCGACGAGCTCGGTGGCGCTCCAGCCCGCGAACTCGCCGTAGGCCTCGTCGACGACGAGCAGCCCGGGGCCGTGGTCGACCACCGCGGCGAGGAGCCCCTCCACGGTGGCGCGGGGCTCGACCGTGCCCGTCGGGTTGTTCGGGCTGCAGAGGAACACGACGGCGGGCCGCTCGGCGGCCAGGACCATCCCCGCCTCCGTCACCGAGACGAGGAAGTCGACGTCGCGCTCGGCGTCGTCGACGTCGGTGCCGGTCACGCGGGCGATGTGGGCGTGGAGGGCGTACGTCGGCTCGAACACGACCGCCCGGCGGCCGGGGCCCCCGTAGGCGAGGAGCAGGGTCTGGAGCACCTCGTTCGAGCCGTTGGCGCAGAAGACCCGGGCCGGCGGCTGCCCGAGGCGCGCCCCGAGCGCGGCGCGCAGGGGTCGCGCCTCCCGGTCCGGGTACCGGTGCAGCGGAACCGCCCGCAGCGCGTCGAGCCAGGCGTCGACGAACGCCGGCGGCGGCGGGTACGGGCTCTCGTTCGTGTTGAGCCGCACCGCGACGTCGAGCTGCGGCGAGTGGTAGCGCGCCAGCTCCCCGAGCCCGGGACGCGGCGACGGGAGGCTCACGACGCCCGCTCCCGCACCGGTGCCACCTCGGCGCGCAGCGCCACGGCCCGGGCGTGCTCGGCCAGGCCCTCGGCGGCGGCGAGCGCGGTCACGTCGGGGGCGAGCCGACGGAGCGCGGCCTCGTCCACCCGGACGACCTGGACCCGCTTGCGGAAGTCGTCGACGCGCAGCGCGCTCGCAAAGCGCGCGGCGCGGCCGGTCGGCAGGACGTGGTTCACCCCCGCGACGTAGTCGCCGATCACCGCCGGCGTCCACGGGCCGCAGAACACCGCCCCGGCGTTGCGGACCAGCGGGACCAGCGCGTCGGCGTCGACGGTCAGCAGCTCGAGGTGCTCGGGGGCCACCACGTTCGCCACCTCGAGGGCGGCCTCGGCGTCCCGCACCAGGATCGCCCGGCCGCCGGTCCGCAGCGTCGCCTCGATCTCGGCCCGGCGAGGGGCGTCGTCGAGGCGACGGGCCAGGGCCGCCTCCACCGCGCCCACCAGCGGCTCGTGCCAGGTCACGAGGACGGCGGCACCGCCCGGCCCGTGCTCGGCCTGGGCGAGCAGGTCGGCGGCGACGAGCTCGGCGTCGGCCCGCTCGTCGGCGACGACCACCACCTCGGAGGGGCCGGCCGGGGCGTCCGTGCCCACGTGACCCGCGACCTCGCGCTTGGCCAGCGCCACGTACACGTTCCCGGGCCCGACCACGACGTCGACGGGTCGGATCGTCTCGGTCCCGTAGGCCATGGCCGCGACGGCCTGCGCGCCGCCGACCCGGTAGACCTCGTCGACGCCGGCGAGGGCGGCGGCCGCCAGGGTCGGGGTGGCGATCTCGCCGTCGGGCCCGGGCGGGACGCACAGCGCCACCTCGGGCACGCCGGCCACGCGCGCCGGGACCGCGGTCATGAGCACCGTCGACGGGTAGGCGCCGCGCCCGCCCGGCACGTAGCAGCCGGCCCGCGCCACCGGGACGACCACCTCCCGGGTCTGCACCCCGTCCCGGTCCCGGTCGACCGGGGCCGCCGCCTGCGCCTCGTGGTAGCCGCGGATCGCCGTCACGGCGTGCTCGAGGGCCGCCCGCAGGTCGGGAGGGACGCGGCCGAGCGCGGCGGTGAGCGCGTCGGCGGGGACCCGGAGCTCGTCGACCGTGACCCCGTCGAACCGGGCCGTGAGCTCGCGCAGCGTGGCGTCCCCGCCGGAGCGGACCGCGGCGAGGATGGCTCGCACGGCCTCGAGCGGGCCCGCCGGCTCCTCGGGCGCGGGGAGCGCGCGGCGCAGGTCACCGGTGAATCCGCGGAGGTCCAGCAGCTCGAGCACGGAGGAGTCATCGTAACCGTGGGGCGTGGCACGGCCCTTCGCTTTGCCTGCGGACGGTCGTGCCGACAGGCTGGAGCGACATGAGCACGTCCGATGTCGCCGAGCTGTCGAGCCTGCGCGCGCAGCTCGAGGACCTGACCGCGCGCGTCGTGGCGGTCTTCGAGCGGTACGACGAGACCCCGGACTCGGCCGTCGCGTCCGACCTCTTCACCGCGGAGCGGTCGCTGCTGGCCGCCGGTCGCGCCCTCGACCGCGCGGTCGGGCACCTCAGACCTTGAAGGCGCTCGGGCACACGTCGGCGAGCACGCAGGCGTCACAACGAGGCCGCCGCGCGTAGCAGACCTGGCGGCCGTGCTCGATGAGCCGCAGCGAGAAGTCGCCTCGCTCGTCGGGCGGGACGAGGCGGTTGAGGTCGAGCTCGGCCTTGACCGGGTCAGACTCCGTCGTCAGCCGCAGTCGCCGGGCCAGGCGTCCGACGTGCGTGTCGACGGGCAGGCCGGGCAGGTGAAACCCCACCGAGCGGACCACGTTCCCGGTCTTCCGGCCCACCCCGGGCAGGGTGACGAGGTCCTCCAGCTCGGTCGGAACCCGTCCGTCGAAGCGCTCCTCGAGGGCCCGGGCCATGCCGATCAGGCTCCGCGCCTTCGAGCGGAAGAACCCCGTCGAGTGGATCAGCGCCTCGAGCTCCTCGGGGTTCGCCTCGGCGAGGTCGGCGGGCGTCGGATAACGCGCGAACAGCGCCGGCGTCGTCTTGTTCACCATCTCGTCGGTGGACTGCGCCGACAGGATCGTCGCGACCAGGAGCTGGAACGGGTCCTGGTGGATGAGCGCGGTGCGCGCCTCGGGGTACTCGGCTCGGAGCCGTTCCAACACGACGGCGACGCGCTGCCGCGCGCCGCGCGGGAGGGCCACGTCCGCAACCTAGCGGGTACCCTCGCCACGGTGCTCGACATCTCCGTTCGTCGACCGGTCGCGCCCGCCGACGTCGCCGCGCTGCGCGACGTCGCCGCCCTCGCCGCCGCGGCCGCCGGTCACCCCGTGCTGGGGGACTCGGTGTGGCGGGATCTGGCGCACCCCTCCCCCGACACGACGCTCGTCGTCGCGCAGGACCACGGCGTCGCGGTCGGCGTCCTCCACGCGGGACGGAACGAAGCCGGGGCGTCGTCACACCTCCGCCTGTCGGTCGCGGTCGCGCCCGGCCAGCCCGTCGGCGAGGTCGCCGGTGCGCTCGTCCGCCGCGCCCTGGACGACCTCCGGGACGGAAGCGGTCACCTCGTCGAGCTGTGGGTGAGCGGCGCCGACGACGACTCGGACGCGGTCGCGGCCGAGCTCGGTCTCAAGCCGGCGCGCGACCTCTGGCAGCTGCGCGTGCGGCTGCCGGTCCCGTCGCCCCGGTGGCCGCCGGGAGTCACGGTCCGGCCCTTCGAGCCCGGCCGGGACGACGACGCGTGGCTGCGCGTCAACAACCGCGCCTTCGCCGCCGATCCCGACCAGGGCCGCTGGAGCCTGGCGGTCCTCCGAGAACGCGAGC is part of the Acidimicrobiia bacterium genome and harbors:
- the mshD gene encoding mycothiol synthase, whose product is MLDISVRRPVAPADVAALRDVAALAAAAAGHPVLGDSVWRDLAHPSPDTTLVVAQDHGVAVGVLHAGRNEAGASSHLRLSVAVAPGQPVGEVAGALVRRALDDLRDGSGHLVELWVSGADDDSDAVAAELGLKPARDLWQLRVRLPVPSPRWPPGVTVRPFEPGRDDDAWLRVNNRAFAADPDQGRWSLAVLREREREPWFDPAGFLLAFDDRGLAGFCWTRLHPPAPPVEPDALGEIYVIGVDPDRQGLGLGRSLVLAGLDDLHRRRGAAIGMLFVDAANAPALALYQSLGFSLARVDRGYVCDR